Genomic segment of Leishmania panamensis strain MHOM/PA/94/PSC-1 chromosome 20 sequence:
GGCCGGTGCGGCTCCCACTCCCGCCCGTCATGCTGCTGATCCTGCTCACGTATGCATGGACACTGCCACGCGCGTTCAGCATGCACGCTGTCGATCACGACGCAGGCGCCGATGTCCACAGCACCGGAAGCCCGCTTGCGGcgagcgcggcagcagaagagcaCGTGACAGTGTTCATGTGCGCTGGTAGCGGCGATCTCTCAGGTGTGCACGAGCTCTCCGGCCTCATTACGGCTATGGAGGGCACGCAGGTGCTGTCACTCAAGTACTGCCAGGCAGCGCACCTGGGCTACATCCTTCACGCCGACGGACACGCGGTGCGCAGTCTTGCCGTCACAACAGGCCTCAACTACATCAGCTCCACACTCTGCACGCGGAGCGTTCTGAGGCTACGTCGTCAACGCGGCTACACCTACGACGCCATGGTGTACATTGGCACCTCCGGCTTCTCGCCGATGGTGGGCGGCTGGGATCCGACCAACACGTCCTCCTACGCTGCCTTCAaggcgagcgaggaggaagcaaCGCTGAAGGGAGaggccaccaccagcagcgtgGACACGGCATCGCCCGCACCGCTGTTCAAGACGCTGGAGCAGGTGCGCGAAgagctggcggaggaggcgcgacTTCGGCAGGCAGCCGAGGACGGCGGCCAGCTCTTCACGCTCCCCACGTCATCGCATCTCAACTTCGAGGACGCGCGCACTGGTGAGCAGATGGACTTGGACGGGTGCTCGCCACGCGTGCCCAGCGCGATCACTCCACTGTCTCTCGGcagtgtgtgcgtgacgTCGACGGCGTATCTCATCGAAACGGGCTCCTGCACGGAGCATGTGCGTCACACGCAGTGTAGTCGGCCGCACTGCTCCTCCCTTCGCAGTGAGCTCGCCAGTGAAGCGAAAATTTACTTCGCCAGCGACGCCCTCGCTCGAAAGATCAAAGCGGCATCGCATGGCAAGACGTGGCCGGAGATGCCAGAGATGGTCAAGAAGGGTCAGCTGCGCTTTTGGTCTACCAACGAGGCTGTCCAACCAGTTggcgaaggggaggaaagccACCGCGTCGCCCCATCTCACCCGTCGTTCGTCACCTGCGCTGAGGCCACTAGTAACGCGATCAACACTGGAGCCGAACGCGAATACCTTTGCCGAGAGCACACTGCTCACGCCCTCGGCATCGCGCAGAACCATCTTAGTAAGCGCGATCACAGCGAAGCAGCTCCGCAGGGGTCGCCGCTCACCACACAGAatgtggcgtgtgtgcgggcgATGGAGTCGATGGGATTCCTGCGCACCCTGGCAGACGACATCACCGCCCGCGACATTCCTGTggctgtggtgcgcagcgcctcaaATTACGTTATGTATCCCATGAAGAAGATGTACGTGCCGCCGGCAGTGTGGCGATCGGCGCTGGATGCAGGCCAACTGACAGTGAGCCCGCGCGTGGCCGCCATGCTGAAGCTagaggaggccgccgctgccgatggCGAGGAAGCTCTGCGTGAAAGCGCCATCGCTGCGTACACGTGGCACCAGAACCCCTACTTCATGCCTGAGGCCGATTACCAGTCCTTTCTCAATGCGTCCCTCCGCTACGCCGTTGACACGGTAACCTTCGTACTGTCCAACTACTTCTTTGGTGGCCGCAGCTTTGCCTGAATGAGCTCCACGCCCTGCCAGATAAACAGAGGGAATGACGAGCGCCGGGTTGCGCACGAGGTGGCCACCAGCCCCACAGCTGACTTTTAGAACGGTAGATCACAGCTGGCGCATCTCTGGCTACTTTGTACTGTCTTCACCTGTTCATTTACTCCCGTTGACGGCTCCCCTCCTGCCACTGTTTTAAAGTTCCTGAGCAGAACCTCATAGGCGCTCATCTAATTCTCTCTACTCTCCTCAAGCACTTCCCTGCTGCACTAATACTCAGCACAAATGAACACAACCATCGCTGCATGCGATTTTCGCAACGGCCTGCGGGCAACAACACACCGCCTCGCgaatgagagaggggaggcagtCCCTCTCTTACCGCTGCCCGTCTGtgcgccccaccaccacgctccttcctccttcatCCTCTCCTCTACCGCCATGATCCTCGCCTATGCCCACGAGCTACGGtatctcgctctcctcctctcatcaTCACCCATCAAGGTCCGCCAGCGTGCATCAGACCCACTaacacaagcaaacaagTAAGGGTGAATCAGTCTCCGTTAAGTgcacccttcccccctcatgtaccttccaccaccactacccaccagtgctgcctctctttccctcctccacccatCGCCTCACCATGCGCGCGCAGAATCTGCTCAACGCGGCCGCGGCTCTCCTCGTTGCCTACATTCTCTTCCTCTACACCAGCCGCGACAATatcgagctgcagcaccgcatgGAAGGCTACCACTACGTGACCAACGAGACCCAGAAGCTGCTGGCCGAGGCACAGAAGGAAGCAGCACGCGTGATGGTGGCacaggcagaggcgcagcagctgggtGGGCAAGCAACCACAGGCGTACTCATGCAGTATGGCGTGGCGCTGAAGGATGGCGACGAGGGCCTTGCAGCCATTATTGAGTATGTGCACCAGTACCGACAGCTGGTTGGTGACAGTCATCAGCAGCGTGACGTACGTGCGGAACCAGCGCCTTTCGCGGCCTCCGATCGCGCGCcagtgcgcgcgcacgtctTTCTGGCGGCAGACAATGGCACCTACTCTGGCATGCACGAGCTTTTCTACATCAGGGCGGCCATGCGCTACAGCAGCGACCTGCAGGTGGAGGGCTGCCGCTCAGCTGTTTTCGGCTTTCTCGAGAAGCCTGTACGCAACCCGGTGAGGTGGGGCGCGCACAGCCAGCGGCGCACAGCGAACGAGAGTGTGGTGCGCGGGCTGCGCATGGTTCCAGTTCTGGCCGTAACCACCGGCATCTACGTGACGAGTGCCGCCTCGTGCACAGCTGCCGTGATGGAGCTCCCCATGTTCAGCGTGCAGAGTGTGACACTGATCGGCACGGCAGGCGTATCGCCTGTGGtaggcggtggtggctggaATCCGCACGTACCGCCCGCGGCGCCTGTGGGGGAGTCGGTGGAGGCAAGCGAGGTCGCCGCAAACCCTGCTTGCCAGCGGCACTGGGTGCCAGACTCGGAGAAGGTGGCTCTTGGCTCTGTTTGTGTCACGTACGCGTCGCTGCAACAGGAGTGCGGGCTGTgcgtcgaggaggatgacCTCCCGTCGCTCTGCTCGCGACCGCGCTGCCGGATGCAGAACTCCACCACCCTCTTTGGCCCCTGCGCCTTTCGTCACCCCATGTCGTCCTTTGCGATGCAGATGAAGAACGCCATGTACGGGAAACCGTTCCCCAGCCCCTCCCCTACGGTACTCAAGGCGATGCAGTTGTTCTGGAAGGCTAACGAGGCGGTCACTGACTacgtcgctgccgtggagGACACGAAGACGGGCCTGGGCAGGAGTGTGCGCGTGAGCACCGCCGGTAGCGACCCGCCAGCGAGCGCctcggaggcggtgctgtcgtACAACCGCCTACCGCCCAGCACCCCCATCCTGCTGAACTGTGCAGAGGTGTCGACAAGTCAGATTCTCGCCGGCCCGCGCTCCGACGTGCTTTGCCGGCAATACACGGAGGAAGTGTTTCAGGGTCTGTACGCCGCGAAGGACCTTTCGTGCGTGCAGGCCATGGAGGGGATGGGTGTGCTGCACGTCCTCACGACCGAGTACCCCTTTTTGCCTGTTGCCATCGTGCGCGGGGGCTCCAACTACGACAtgtttcccctctcccgccaCGTCTACCGCCTCAACCGCACCGTCACGCGCGGCCAGCGGTCGAACAACGACTGGTACGTTGCGTGGGACCAGAAGGAGCACTATCTCAGCGACGACGAGTTCCACCGCTATACGAGGGCGTCGTACCAGTACTCTATCGAGACGGCGAGCGCGGTTGTGCTAAACTACTTCCTTAATGCGGAGACGGTGCTGCCTGGCATGTGATACCGTGCCCGTCACATATGTAACATCGAGCGGCATATCAGGCCAGGCAAGGTTCACTGCATGTTGACCGCCGTGACTCGCTCCGTCCGCACCACACAGCTTCCTCTCGCATCCCGCATCACCCCGCCATTCTGGAGAGCTTGATCtgttcccctcctctctctccctctctctctttccctctgcgACGGCTCTTTTCTACGCCAGTACTGGGCAGCACAGCTGGTGGGGGACGGCGGGGCACCTGTGCAGTGCACTGAGCCTGTTGCACCGGTGTCTGGAATGCCTGGGTGACTCTGTGCGCTGGCAAGCGtgcaagaggagaaggggctTTTACGAatttattttttttttgcccgTCTAACACACTAATCGCCTTACTTTGTTGCTCGTCGCGCTTGGCTGACCTCGAACAACGACTGCCTCCACTGGAGCACCGGTGCTCCTTAGCCCCCCCCTCGAAACCGAAAGAGAATAAACAAGCATGCAGGACCTCGCCTGTATGGACACACAGCAGTGAACAGACGGCGTGCGGCGCTGTTGGTCTCTGCCACTGACACCTcgcacccccttcctctacGCTGCAGCGCACTTTCATCTCCTACCCCCTCCCATCACCCTTTTTcactccttccctcttcctctctctctgtctccgcccccaccccttcctcccgcTACGATCATCACACGTGGGTAGTGCGCGTAACGCAAGCCGTCCGCCGCATCTACCTCCTCACTTCACTCTTCCCTGGCGGTGGGACCAAGGCATCGGAGGCTTAAGAGTCAATCTGCGAGTTGCAactcagcaccgccgcaggGGAGCACCATGGTTTTCTACTCCCTTGTGCTCGTGATGAAGCCACGTCCGCGAAAGTACAcgtcgcaggcgctgcgtgaGATCGCCGTGAACATCTACAACCACGGCGGGCTAATCCGCAAGTTCTCCAACGAGGGTATCCTGCGCCCCTACAGCCGCTACCGTGATGCTGACAACACTGTCATCACGTACGCGCGCTACGTCACGCTGCAAGTGGACCTGGGCGAAGAGCAAATGAGCAAAGTGGAGAAGATCAtccgcgcacacgccgatGTGAACATCACGCTACGGCTCAACAACCTGGAGCGGCCGCCTGGGGTGAAGCACAACCAGAAGAACGCCGCCGCCTACTTCCCATTGGATACCTTCACgcggctggaggaggagatcaaCTGGCCGCCGCAGGTGTCCGGCGACGTGTACGAGCAGCTGGATATGAATTGGAAGGAGTTCTCCCGTACGCGCTGGTCTAACTACCTCCGCAACTAGCGGCGCCCGTCCGTCGGTGACGGTATTATCGTGACGCCCATGTTCTCTGTGCCGTCCAGTAGACGCGCGTGCACGCGGgtgcccctctttctcttgcgtCTGGGCGCTCGGTTGATGCAGTAGTCCGTTGATGGGCTCGAGGCAGTTCTGGCGTCTCCCCCGTTCTACTGTCTCTGCCACAGTCGAAAAAAAATGCACAAGTCAAAACTAAAGAAGATCGctaccgcagctgctgagaaCCAAATCCCGTGTTGTAGAGGCTCTCCTCACCACAACTTTCAGGTCAGCTGTGCGGATGACTACGGCTGCATCCATTCATCCCTCTTCCACTACCGCCAGCTTCCCGGTGAGTGATGTCTTTTTCCTATAACGTGTCGATTCTTGACCACCCAGCACGTGCGCAGACGCAAACTCGATCCCCCTGCCAGTTTCAGGGGTCCATCGCGGGGTGCAGCGCAGGGGGAGCTAGAGGCGTTAccgcagtgcgccgactcagtcgTCTGAGGCCGTGCTCACACGCAAACTCTACCTATCCCCCCCTCGCCGGTCACCTCCCAGCCGCTCTCGTCATGCTGGTCGTCACCTGGTGTGTCCCTCGCGACGCTTAAGAttccccacaccagtaggcgGTGAGGGTCGGGTGAGGTGCGTGCGGGTCAtgctgacactctgcccgACGTATGGATGGGCACAGCCGCCTTCCTTGTCACAGGTttctccgacgcagcgccatccagggCCGAGCCGCcgtcatcagcagcgatgcatcgctctggcTTCCCCTGGGACGCCGGTACTTGGCACTGAACGAGCCAGAGGGGCTCGCCATCTggtagggagagggaggggaggagtagCACGGCTTTCTCCCACACCCAGAGTGGGAGTCGCTGTCCCCTGGGGTGCCATACACTGGGCTGTTGTCCCCACCCTTCCGCCTTGTGATCGATGTCTCGATTTTCAGTAGCGTTCCGCgtcgctctccacctctccactTTCTGCTTACCACCACacccttttcgtttcttcttcgaGCCTTACCTTGAACGTGGTGGGCGGCGTATCTTCACCTCACGAAGTTGCACCAGTGGCTCCCACCCCTTCCGCTTTGCTCACTCTCTGTGgatctctctttcctctgctcGAACCCACTCTGTGAGGGTCagagggacacacacacacaggcacgcagaCCTACCCATCGACGCTGCACTGGTTGGAAGGGGCAACAGGCTCGAAAggacacagcagcacataAAGGCTTTGCTCACTCGTCGCGTCAGGGGATGTTGACTCAGCCATCTGATGAGCTGGAGCGTCTCCGCAAGGAGCTGGCGCTGGAAGAGAATGACCTAGCTGCGCTGGAGGACAACGTTGAGTCCCAGTCTGCTCAGCTTGGATACCTGCACACAGAATACACGATCAACAAGACGCGTATCTACCACCACTACGAGCCGACCCTCGCACCCCTGCGAGTGGTCACTTACGCCGCAGCTCAGAGGCAGTCGCTCATCGAACTTCAGATCGAATGGCTGGAGCGCAAGGTcgtggagcaggagcgccgtTCCCAAGGTGGACAGTATATTGAAATCCGCGACATGAAgccggc
This window contains:
- a CDS encoding hypothetical protein (TriTrypDB/GeneDB-style sysID: LpmP.20.0390), with amino-acid sequence MRQSPSWPVRLPLPPVMLLILLTYAWTLPRAFSMHAVDHDAGADVHSTGSPLAASAAAEEHVTVFMCAGSGDLSGVHELSGLITAMEGTQVLSLKYCQAAHLGYILHADGHAVRSLAVTTGLNYISSTLCTRSVLRLRRQRGYTYDAMVYIGTSGFSPMVGGWDPTNTSSYAAFKASEEEATLKGEATTSSVDTASPAPLFKTLEQVREELAEEARLRQAAEDGGQLFTLPTSSHLNFEDARTGEQMDLDGCSPRVPSAITPLSLGSVCVTSTAYLIETGSCTEHVRHTQCSRPHCSSLRSELASEAKIYFASDALARKIKAASHGKTWPEMPEMVKKGQLRFWSTNEAVQPVGEGEESHRVAPSHPSFVTCAEATSNAINTGAEREYLCREHTAHALGIAQNHLSKRDHSEAAPQGSPLTTQNVACVRAMESMGFLRTLADDITARDIPVAVVRSASNYVMYPMKKMYVPPAVWRSALDAGQLTVSPRVAAMLKLEEAAAADGEEALRESAIAAYTWHQNPYFMPEADYQSFLNASLRYAVDTVTFVLSNYFFGGRSFA
- a CDS encoding hypothetical protein (TriTrypDB/GeneDB-style sysID: LpmP.20.0400); this encodes MRAQNLLNAAAALLVAYILFLYTSRDNIELQHRMEGYHYVTNETQKLLAEAQKEAARVMVAQAEAQQLGGQATTGVLMQYGVALKDGDEGLAAIIEYVHQYRQLVGDSHQQRDVRAEPAPFAASDRAPVRAHVFLAADNGTYSGMHELFYIRAAMRYSSDLQVEGCRSAVFGFLEKPVRNPVRWGAHSQRRTANESVVRGLRMVPVLAVTTGIYVTSAASCTAAVMELPMFSVQSVTLIGTAGVSPVVGGGGWNPHVPPAAPVGESVEASEVAANPACQRHWVPDSEKVALGSVCVTYASLQQECGLCVEEDDLPSLCSRPRCRMQNSTTLFGPCAFRHPMSSFAMQMKNAMYGKPFPSPSPTVLKAMQLFWKANEAVTDYVAAVEDTKTGLGRSVRVSTAGSDPPASASEAVLSYNRLPPSTPILLNCAEVSTSQILAGPRSDVLCRQYTEEVFQGLYAAKDLSCVQAMEGMGVLHVLTTEYPFLPVAIVRGGSNYDMFPLSRHVYRLNRTVTRGQRSNNDWYVAWDQKEHYLSDDEFHRYTRASYQYSIETASAVVLNYFLNAETVLPGM
- a CDS encoding hypothetical protein (TriTrypDB/GeneDB-style sysID: LpmP.20.0410), giving the protein MVFYSLVLVMKPRPRKYTSQALREIAVNIYNHGGLIRKFSNEGILRPYSRYRDADNTVITYARYVTLQVDLGEEQMSKVEKIIRAHADVNITLRLNNLERPPGVKHNQKNAAAYFPLDTFTRLEEEINWPPQVSGDVYEQLDMNWKEFSRTRWSNYLRN